A genome region from Methanofollis sp. includes the following:
- a CDS encoding PAS domain S-box protein produces MNGRDVCFDADLYEAVFDATGDGLVIADRSSTIIRANRRFFRMTRYGRSEIEGAMSWSQIAEGGDLPALAVTGTAPAIREMRLQRKDGSFIDAAVTVRTIPGRDLFIVSVLDITGKKQVTHALQRRDAILEAISTMAGRFLAARTWEEEIPGALRGLCTATNVHRVYLFENITDQETGETLMTGRYEWTREGRGGEIATTWLRGLSYQKAGVGAWEADLRDGKTVFADIRTAENDERWNMEALGVQSFVIVPIHVGGRWWGFIGFDETREERRWTEVEIDTIEAAAGIIGSAIRRQETEEAMLAYITESALRLKNPAALLRENFEAIHDDIRDETVPKEEILTQIRVQIAAADQIAENLRELNASIAEGRREIPDAFRHFLRR; encoded by the coding sequence GTGAACGGAAGAGACGTATGCTTCGATGCCGACCTCTATGAGGCCGTCTTCGACGCCACCGGCGACGGACTTGTCATTGCCGACCGCTCCTCCACAATAATCAGGGCAAACCGCAGATTTTTCAGGATGACGAGGTACGGGCGGTCAGAGATCGAGGGGGCGATGTCATGGTCACAGATCGCGGAGGGCGGAGACCTTCCGGCCCTCGCCGTGACCGGAACGGCACCAGCCATCAGGGAGATGCGGCTGCAGCGGAAAGACGGTTCTTTTATCGACGCCGCCGTCACGGTCAGGACTATCCCCGGCCGTGACCTCTTCATCGTCTCGGTTCTCGACATCACCGGGAAAAAACAGGTGACACACGCCCTCCAAAGGCGGGACGCAATTCTTGAGGCAATCAGTACCATGGCCGGCCGTTTCCTCGCGGCACGCACCTGGGAGGAGGAGATCCCCGGGGCTCTCCGCGGACTCTGCACGGCAACCAATGTCCACCGCGTCTACCTCTTCGAGAACATCACAGATCAGGAGACCGGCGAGACCCTCATGACAGGCCGGTACGAATGGACCAGAGAGGGGAGAGGAGGCGAGATCGCCACCACCTGGCTTCGAGGGCTCTCCTACCAGAAGGCCGGAGTCGGGGCCTGGGAGGCGGACCTCAGGGACGGAAAAACCGTCTTTGCCGACATCAGGACCGCCGAAAATGATGAAAGGTGGAACATGGAGGCGCTCGGGGTTCAATCGTTCGTCATCGTCCCGATACATGTCGGGGGTCGGTGGTGGGGTTTCATCGGCTTTGACGAGACGCGGGAGGAGAGGCGCTGGACCGAGGTCGAGATCGACACAATCGAGGCTGCGGCAGGCATCATCGGATCTGCGATCCGCCGGCAGGAGACAGAAGAGGCAATGCTCGCCTATATCACCGAGTCGGCCCTCAGGCTCAAAAACCCGGCCGCCCTCCTCAGGGAGAATTTCGAGGCGATCCACGATGACATCAGGGATGAGACCGTTCCGAAGGAGGAGATCCTCACCCAGATCAGGGTCCAGATCGCGGCGGCCGACCAGATCGCTGAGAACCTTCGCGAGCTCAACGCTTCCATAGCCGAGGGGCGGCGGGAGATCCCTGACGCATTCCGCCATTTTTTGCGGAGGTAG
- a CDS encoding DMT family transporter, which yields MQQRTYAYIAAVFNAFFIGLSFLFVKESLAAAEPFTTLAFRFALSFAFMLVLLAAGVIAVRIPAEDVRDLLVLSLIQPVLFFSLQAFGMLSISSSEAGIISAFVPVFVGILGLLLLGERVNAKQFVAFFISIAGIVCLFSMGGNGGTGTSWMGMVLTLLSALATSLYIVLGRRLTRTLDPVSLTFGMMLCGCVAFVAAAIVCEGLDAGGAALLLGDPGFMMDILYLGLFTSVGTSFLAMYSLKDLEAAKVGIIQNLSVVVSILAGVLVLHEAFLSYHAVGSLLIIVGVVLANFWADPETKP from the coding sequence ATGCAGCAAAGGACATACGCGTATATCGCCGCTGTTTTCAACGCCTTCTTTATCGGCCTGAGTTTCCTCTTCGTCAAGGAGTCTCTGGCGGCTGCAGAGCCCTTCACGACTCTTGCCTTCCGCTTTGCCCTTTCCTTTGCTTTTATGCTGGTGCTGCTTGCGGCAGGCGTCATCGCGGTACGCATCCCGGCAGAAGATGTCAGGGACCTCCTGGTCCTCTCTCTCATCCAGCCTGTCCTCTTCTTCTCCCTCCAGGCGTTCGGGATGCTCTCAATATCGTCGTCGGAGGCCGGGATCATCTCCGCCTTCGTGCCTGTCTTCGTGGGCATCCTCGGTCTCCTGCTGCTGGGCGAGCGGGTGAATGCGAAACAGTTTGTCGCCTTCTTCATCTCGATCGCCGGGATCGTGTGCCTCTTCTCTATGGGCGGGAATGGAGGGACCGGCACCAGCTGGATGGGGATGGTCCTGACCCTGCTCTCCGCTCTTGCGACCTCCCTGTACATCGTCCTCGGGCGGAGGCTCACCCGTACTCTCGACCCTGTCAGCCTCACCTTCGGGATGATGCTCTGCGGGTGTGTCGCGTTTGTGGCGGCGGCCATCGTGTGTGAGGGCCTGGACGCAGGCGGAGCGGCCCTGTTGCTCGGGGACCCGGGTTTCATGATGGACATCCTCTATCTCGGCCTCTTTACCTCTGTCGGGACGTCTTTTCTCGCAATGTACAGCCTGAAGGACCTGGAGGCGGCGAAGGTGGGGATCATTCAGAACCTCTCTGTCGTCGTCTCTATCCTTGCCGGCGTGCTGGTGCTCCATGAGGCATTCCTCTCCTACCACGCGGTCGGGAGTCTCCTGATCATCGTCGGGGTGGTGCTCGCGAATTTCTGGGCCGACCCGGAGACGAAGCCGTAA
- a CDS encoding DUF5320 domain-containing protein, which yields MSNIACKGMVNDMPGYDGTGPRGCGRMTGGRRGPCMTARTAPVETGDATEPEQNTVLYGIGRGGIPCGCGRGHGNGMSGRRPGRW from the coding sequence ATGAGTAATATTGCCTGCAAGGGTATGGTGAACGACATGCCAGGATATGACGGAACAGGGCCGCGGGGATGCGGCCGGATGACAGGGGGTCGCCGCGGCCCGTGCATGACGGCCAGGACCGCCCCGGTTGAGACCGGAGATGCGACCGAACCGGAGCAGAACACCGTTCTGTACGGCATCGGAAGAGGCGGCATCCCGTGCGGATGCGGCAGAGGCCATGGCAACGGCATGAGCGGGCGCCGTCCCGGCAGGTGGTGA
- a CDS encoding NifB/NifX family molybdenum-iron cluster-binding protein, producing MKLAIALDGDFVSGHFGHCEAYALFDINEGSASRLPDLANPGHEPGFLPHYLADHGVTAVVAGGMGPRAVDLFCQNGIEVFLGASGPVEAVASAYASGKLTSGESSCTHGTEEHENCDGGCQ from the coding sequence ATGAAACTTGCGATTGCACTCGATGGAGACTTCGTGTCCGGCCATTTCGGCCACTGCGAAGCCTATGCACTTTTTGACATAAACGAGGGGTCTGCATCCCGGCTTCCCGACCTTGCGAACCCCGGGCACGAGCCCGGTTTCCTCCCCCACTATCTTGCCGACCACGGTGTCACTGCTGTGGTCGCCGGCGGGATGGGGCCGCGGGCCGTCGACCTCTTCTGCCAGAACGGGATCGAGGTCTTCCTCGGGGCCTCCGGGCCTGTAGAGGCAGTCGCCTCGGCCTATGCCTCCGGGAAACTCACTTCGGGTGAGAGTTCCTGCACCCACGGCACTGAAGAACATGAAAACTGCGACGGGGGATGTCAGTGA
- a CDS encoding NifB/NifX family molybdenum-iron cluster-binding protein codes for MIICITADGPDSGAQVQPRFGRAAYFVFADTEKGTFEAVKNPVADAQGGVGPRAVQTVIDHGATALVTGQVGGNAASAIQASGIRACAFKGQGTVSAALSAFLAGELPSLL; via the coding sequence GTGATCATCTGCATCACGGCAGATGGCCCTGATTCGGGCGCCCAGGTCCAGCCGCGTTTTGGCAGGGCCGCGTACTTCGTCTTTGCCGACACGGAGAAGGGAACATTTGAAGCGGTGAAAAATCCGGTCGCGGATGCACAGGGCGGCGTCGGCCCGCGTGCGGTCCAGACAGTCATCGACCACGGCGCCACGGCCCTCGTCACCGGGCAGGTCGGCGGCAATGCAGCGAGTGCCATTCAGGCCTCAGGGATCAGGGCCTGCGCCTTCAAGGGACAGGGCACCGTCTCAGCAGCGCTCTCGGCCTTCCTCGCCGGTGAACTCCCGTCCCTCCTCTGA
- a CDS encoding ATP-binding protein: MKIVVASGKGGTGKTMVAANLGYVLSRDRKVTLVDCDVEEPNLHLFFPAETVDEAVTAENPVFDPALCTQCGACGKFCRYGAITVLRDRVLFFAELCHSCGGCRIVCPEGAVTETGRAIGKVGTSHPLPGLTLVSGFLNEGEVQAPCVVRAARAAAGDYPLVILDAAPGVACAVMETITGCDLCILVTESTPSGLHDLALAVEAVRMLSLPAGVVINRSDGRDEAATAFCREHDLPVLMTIPFGREIAAIQNRGGLVARDLPGFTEKFAALYTDAVRLCGVKE, encoded by the coding sequence ATGAAGATCGTCGTTGCGAGCGGCAAAGGCGGCACCGGGAAGACGATGGTCGCCGCAAACCTCGGCTATGTCCTCTCTCGCGACCGGAAGGTTACTCTCGTCGACTGCGACGTGGAGGAGCCGAACCTCCACCTCTTCTTCCCGGCGGAGACAGTCGACGAGGCGGTGACAGCCGAGAACCCGGTCTTCGACCCGGCCCTCTGCACGCAGTGCGGTGCATGCGGGAAATTCTGCCGGTACGGCGCGATCACCGTCCTCCGCGACCGCGTCCTCTTCTTCGCGGAACTCTGTCACTCCTGCGGCGGGTGCCGGATCGTCTGCCCTGAAGGTGCCGTCACAGAAACCGGACGGGCGATCGGGAAGGTCGGCACGTCACACCCCCTGCCTGGCCTCACCCTCGTCTCCGGCTTCCTGAACGAAGGGGAAGTCCAGGCACCCTGTGTCGTACGTGCGGCCCGTGCGGCCGCCGGGGATTACCCTCTTGTCATCCTGGACGCCGCGCCGGGCGTCGCCTGTGCGGTGATGGAGACGATAACCGGTTGCGACCTCTGCATTCTGGTGACAGAGTCGACGCCTTCGGGGCTTCACGACCTCGCCCTTGCCGTCGAGGCCGTGAGGATGCTCTCCCTCCCGGCGGGCGTCGTGATCAACAGGAGCGACGGCCGGGACGAGGCGGCAACCGCCTTCTGCCGGGAGCACGACCTCCCCGTCCTCATGACCATCCCCTTTGGCCGGGAGATCGCTGCCATCCAGAACAGGGGCGGCCTCGTCGCCCGCGACCTGCCAGGTTTCACGGAAAAGTTCGCCGCACTGTACACGGACGCCGTGCGCCTCTGCGGGGTGAAAGAATGA
- a CDS encoding ATP-binding protein: protein MTRIAVVSGKGGTGKTMVAAALTDLLTVPKVLADCDVDAANLDLFLDPSPLGEEPFMGLERASIDPAVCTGCGACASSCRFDAIACEEDRCAVDPLRCEGCGVCTLVCPAGAVHMTPFRAGTIYRSETAAGKLAHARLSPGAGNSGLLVHSVRQKAEEMAGESRVLLADGPPGIGCPLISTISGMDAVLAVTEPGISALHDLKRLVTVCRGFSLRIFVVINKFDLEPSVCRQVEDFCREEGLPVIGHIPFDRAVLLAVREGRPVTRTPSPASEALYQMAEHLSCELTIDG, encoded by the coding sequence ATGACCAGGATCGCGGTCGTGAGCGGGAAAGGAGGGACAGGGAAGACGATGGTCGCCGCCGCCCTCACCGATCTCCTCACGGTACCGAAGGTGCTCGCCGACTGCGACGTGGACGCGGCCAACCTCGACCTCTTCCTGGACCCGAGTCCCCTCGGCGAAGAGCCCTTCATGGGGCTGGAGAGGGCGTCGATCGATCCCGCTGTCTGCACCGGCTGCGGGGCCTGCGCCTCTTCCTGCCGTTTCGATGCGATTGCCTGCGAGGAAGACCGCTGCGCCGTCGATCCCCTGAGGTGTGAGGGGTGCGGCGTCTGCACTCTCGTCTGCCCTGCCGGTGCGGTGCACATGACACCTTTCAGGGCCGGGACGATCTATCGCTCCGAGACCGCCGCCGGGAAACTCGCTCATGCACGTCTCTCGCCCGGCGCCGGAAACTCGGGGCTGCTCGTCCACTCGGTGCGGCAGAAGGCCGAAGAGATGGCCGGGGAAAGTCGCGTCCTCCTTGCCGACGGCCCGCCAGGCATCGGCTGCCCCCTCATCTCCACGATCAGCGGCATGGACGCCGTCCTGGCCGTCACCGAGCCCGGCATCTCGGCCCTCCATGACCTGAAAAGGCTGGTCACGGTCTGCCGGGGCTTCTCTCTCCGGATCTTCGTCGTGATCAATAAATTCGACCTTGAACCCTCGGTCTGCCGGCAGGTCGAGGACTTCTGCCGTGAGGAAGGGCTGCCCGTGATCGGGCACATCCCCTTCGACCGGGCCGTCCTTCTGGCCGTGCGTGAGGGCAGGCCTGTCACCCGCACCCCTTCGCCCGCGTCGGAGGCACTATATCAGATGGCCGAGCACCTCTCTTGCGAGCTGACGATCGATGGATGA
- a CDS encoding DUF134 domain-containing protein → MDDEMQGRCCGRRGRPRAPRLIPEGTAFRCFGPICERAGEVVLLLPEEVEALRLTDLEGLEQEEAAERLGISRKTLWRDLHEARRKVADALVNGKGIRIAGCRRRAEECPRHLCDDAAEE, encoded by the coding sequence ATGGATGACGAGATGCAGGGCAGGTGTTGCGGCCGCCGCGGACGGCCGCGGGCCCCCCGGTTGATTCCCGAAGGAACGGCCTTCCGTTGCTTCGGCCCCATCTGCGAGAGGGCGGGCGAGGTCGTTCTCCTCCTCCCCGAGGAGGTGGAGGCCCTCAGGCTCACCGACCTGGAAGGGCTCGAGCAGGAAGAGGCGGCCGAAAGGCTCGGCATCTCCCGGAAGACCCTCTGGCGCGACCTCCATGAGGCACGCCGGAAGGTCGCCGACGCCCTGGTCAATGGCAAGGGGATCAGGATCGCCGGGTGTCGGAGGAGGGCGGAGGAGTGTCCCCGCCATCTCTGCGACGATGCAGCAGAGGAATGA
- a CDS encoding endonuclease/exonuclease/phosphatase family protein, with the protein MRICTWNCNMAFRKKYPAILSCDPDILIVPECENPDLFDSTFSTNALWVGKNQHKGLGVFSFHDYEISTHELYSDDFSYALPVRVESPENLNLVALWAMNNLRNPGRRYIGEVWRAIEYYQNLFDSPAVIAGDFNWNIIWDHRPKMDLDGDFADVTALLDRHDIQSLYHASAGIPFGREPDPTLYHRKNRLKPYHVDYIFSSSDLLCRMESLTVGGYDEWITLSDHMPVMATFQ; encoded by the coding sequence ATGAGAATCTGTACCTGGAACTGCAATATGGCATTCAGGAAAAAATATCCGGCGATTCTCTCCTGTGATCCGGATATTCTTATTGTTCCTGAATGTGAAAATCCTGATCTCTTTGATAGTACGTTCTCTACCAACGCTCTATGGGTCGGGAAAAATCAGCATAAGGGCCTTGGAGTTTTCAGCTTTCATGATTATGAGATCTCGACTCACGAATTGTATTCTGACGATTTTTCATATGCCCTGCCTGTGCGGGTTGAATCTCCTGAAAATCTGAATCTCGTTGCTCTTTGGGCCATGAATAATCTTAGAAATCCCGGACGGAGATATATCGGTGAGGTCTGGCGTGCAATCGAGTACTATCAAAATCTTTTTGATTCGCCCGCAGTCATTGCCGGTGATTTTAACTGGAACATTATCTGGGATCACCGCCCGAAGATGGATCTGGATGGGGATTTTGCTGATGTAACCGCCCTTCTGGACCGCCATGACATCCAGAGTTTATACCATGCCTCCGCCGGTATCCCCTTCGGCCGCGAACCGGACCCGACATTATACCACAGAAAGAATCGTCTGAAGCCCTATCATGTCGACTACATCTTTTCATCGTCCGACCTTCTATGCCGGATGGAGTCTCTGACCGTCGGCGGGTATGATGAATGGATCACGCTCAGTGATCATATGCCGGTTATGGCCACATTTCAATGA
- a CDS encoding ribbon-helix-helix domain-containing protein — protein MTTDQADYRVGIRIPGELKEWISREARNRGFYNDSEFVRSLLYQEMTKSKILETIDDRIAGYIRGPEGQAVIRDALRSEFRGEPLRTLIRAGVEDVLQDYVVEKE, from the coding sequence ATGACCACTGATCAGGCTGACTATCGCGTGGGCATCCGGATCCCGGGAGAATTGAAGGAATGGATATCCCGGGAAGCAAGAAATCGTGGTTTTTATAATGATTCGGAATTTGTAAGGTCCCTGTTATACCAGGAAATGACGAAATCGAAAATCCTGGAAACGATTGACGATCGGATCGCAGGGTATATCCGCGGTCCTGAAGGGCAGGCGGTGATCCGGGACGCTCTGCGATCTGAGTTCAGGGGCGAACCTCTGCGTACATTGATCCGTGCCGGCGTGGAGGATGTCCTTCAAGACTACGTCGTGGAAAAAGAATAA
- a CDS encoding Xaa-Pro peptidase family protein, translated as MESLDNALAAADCAAYVLYASSDDADFRYLTRFQVSDPLLYVKRKGERGLLVVPQMEYERAATESSAAPITRAGAGFLKYLDKEKDAWKALARTAASLAGGKVLVPRTFPYGLGRLLEEYAGVEVDGAGAVSAMRAVKTSKELAAIRAAQRATEEAMDLGISMIRRSTAQNGVLHLDGAPLTSGRVRTAMHLFLMERGYTAKETIVSCGKETAMPHRQGDGPLIEDEPVVIDLFPRDDATGYYADMTRTVVKGEPSPEIAEMYDTVAAAQALGVSLIAAGVRGAAVHNAVVAFFTEQGYESDTKGFVHSLGHGVGLEIHEGPSLSPSGGPLEAGNVVTVEPGLYYPGIGGIRIEDMGAVTTEGFDRFTNYPRNLIV; from the coding sequence ATGGAAAGCCTTGACAATGCTCTCGCTGCGGCGGACTGCGCGGCCTACGTCCTCTACGCCTCCTCGGACGACGCCGACTTCCGCTACCTCACCCGTTTCCAGGTCTCCGACCCCCTCCTGTACGTGAAGCGGAAAGGTGAGCGGGGGCTCCTCGTCGTCCCCCAGATGGAATACGAGCGGGCAGCGACCGAGTCGTCTGCCGCGCCCATAACCCGTGCCGGGGCAGGCTTCCTGAAATATCTCGACAAGGAGAAGGATGCCTGGAAGGCGCTCGCGCGCACCGCCGCCTCCCTCGCCGGCGGGAAGGTCCTCGTCCCGCGCACCTTCCCGTACGGGCTTGGCCGCCTCCTTGAGGAGTACGCCGGCGTCGAAGTCGACGGTGCCGGGGCCGTCAGCGCGATGCGTGCCGTCAAGACCTCGAAGGAACTCGCCGCCATCCGGGCGGCGCAGAGAGCGACCGAAGAGGCGATGGACCTCGGCATCTCGATGATCCGTCGGTCCACCGCACAGAACGGCGTCCTGCACCTCGACGGCGCCCCCCTCACATCGGGGCGGGTCAGGACTGCGATGCACCTCTTCCTGATGGAAAGGGGCTACACCGCGAAGGAGACGATCGTCTCCTGCGGAAAGGAAACGGCCATGCCCCACAGGCAGGGCGACGGCCCCCTCATCGAGGACGAACCCGTCGTCATCGACCTCTTCCCGCGGGACGACGCCACAGGCTACTATGCCGACATGACCCGAACAGTCGTGAAGGGCGAACCCTCCCCTGAGATTGCGGAGATGTACGACACCGTCGCCGCGGCCCAGGCGCTCGGCGTCTCCCTCATCGCCGCGGGCGTGCGGGGTGCCGCCGTCCACAACGCCGTCGTCGCATTCTTCACAGAACAGGGCTATGAGAGCGACACAAAGGGCTTTGTCCACTCCCTGGGCCACGGCGTCGGACTTGAGATCCACGAGGGCCCCTCTCTCTCCCCCTCAGGCGGTCCCCTCGAAGCCGGCAATGTCGTCACCGTCGAGCCCGGTCTCTATTACCCGGGCATCGGCGGGATACGTATCGAGGACATGGGTGCCGTCACCACAGAGGGCTTTGACCGCTTCACCAACTATCCAAGGAACCTGATCGTATGA